The Carnobacterium mobile DSM 4848 genome includes a window with the following:
- a CDS encoding zinc-dependent alcohol dehydrogenase family protein produces MVHKGQKGMKGLHLEEYTSQKLKANEVRVRLKVVGLNHRDLFTVAQHDENTVPLIIGSDGAGVISEIEAENGQFKVGDEVVINPGLEWANATAAAPESFGILGSPNSMNGTFAEEVILPIENIAIKPSFLTFEESGVLSLSALTAYRALFTKGEISEGKSVLIPGIGGGVATFLLQFAKAAGAKVYVTSRSEEKLQQAKELGADKGIQNDANWEVELDGEKVDLVIETVGAATFQRSLKQLRPGGTLVLIGSSTGDTIEFNLREFFYGQYTLKGTTMGSAEEYQSMLEFIETYQIHPVVDQIFEIEEFKKAFEKLENGKQVGKIGLRIS; encoded by the coding sequence GTGGTACACAAAGGCCAAAAAGGTATGAAAGGGCTGCATTTGGAAGAATATACTAGTCAAAAGTTGAAAGCGAATGAAGTTCGAGTAAGACTTAAGGTTGTTGGTTTGAATCATCGCGATTTGTTTACAGTCGCTCAACACGATGAAAATACAGTTCCTTTAATTATCGGATCAGATGGTGCAGGTGTAATCAGTGAAATAGAAGCAGAAAATGGACAGTTCAAAGTTGGAGACGAAGTAGTTATTAATCCAGGCTTAGAATGGGCAAATGCTACGGCAGCAGCGCCAGAAAGCTTCGGTATCTTGGGGAGTCCTAACTCTATGAATGGGACTTTTGCTGAAGAAGTCATTTTACCAATCGAAAATATTGCGATTAAACCTTCATTTTTAACTTTTGAAGAATCTGGTGTATTGTCTTTGTCTGCTCTAACAGCTTATCGGGCATTATTTACCAAGGGAGAAATCTCGGAAGGCAAAAGTGTTTTGATTCCTGGTATCGGTGGAGGTGTCGCTACTTTTTTACTTCAGTTCGCTAAAGCGGCAGGAGCCAAAGTTTATGTAACTTCTCGATCAGAAGAAAAGTTGCAACAAGCTAAAGAGTTAGGAGCAGATAAAGGGATTCAAAACGATGCAAACTGGGAAGTAGAACTAGATGGTGAAAAAGTTGACTTGGTGATTGAAACAGTAGGAGCTGCTACTTTTCAAAGATCTCTGAAACAGTTGCGACCGGGTGGTACACTCGTATTAATTGGGTCCTCAACGGGAGATACGATTGAGTTTAATTTAAGAGAGTTTTTTTATGGGCAATATACCCTTAAAGGTACAACAATGGGAAGCGCAGAGGAATACCAGTCGATGCTTGAGTTTATTGAAACATACCAAATCCATCCAGTAGTTGACCAAATTTTTGAGATAGAAGAATTTAAAAAAGCATTTGAAAAGCTGGAAAATGGTAAGCAAGTAGGTAAAATCGGCTTACGGATTTCATAA
- a CDS encoding O-methyltransferase, with amino-acid sequence MTKEDKKTARNEMMDRPVVKKEIVEFLRKEQKSLPGKLGEIEQEANENRVPIIPHETVVFLNLLLGQLKPNQILEIGAAIGFSSSLMAQHVGETGHVTTIDRFDVMIEKAKKNYELLGLTDKVTLLEGQAADILPTLNGSYDFIFMDSAKSKYYDFFPECMRLLKVGGMLVVDDVLQGGTILLPKEEIPKRSRVIHRKLNAFLEVVMKHPSLESSIVPLGDGLLMIVKKEEVDFSYLLQQV; translated from the coding sequence ATGACAAAAGAAGATAAGAAAACGGCAAGAAATGAAATGATGGATCGGCCAGTAGTAAAAAAAGAAATAGTAGAATTTTTAAGAAAAGAACAAAAATCTTTGCCTGGGAAATTAGGAGAAATTGAACAGGAAGCGAATGAAAACAGAGTACCGATTATTCCGCATGAAACAGTTGTTTTCCTAAATCTATTACTTGGACAACTTAAGCCAAACCAAATTTTAGAAATTGGAGCAGCTATTGGTTTTTCATCTAGCTTAATGGCTCAACATGTTGGGGAAACGGGGCATGTAACGACCATCGATCGTTTTGATGTAATGATTGAAAAGGCTAAGAAAAATTATGAATTACTAGGTTTGACAGATAAAGTTACCCTTCTAGAAGGACAAGCTGCAGACATTCTGCCTACCTTAAATGGATCATATGATTTTATTTTTATGGATAGTGCAAAATCAAAATATTATGACTTTTTTCCAGAATGTATGCGATTGTTGAAAGTTGGAGGAATGTTGGTCGTTGATGATGTTTTGCAAGGCGGAACTATTTTGTTGCCTAAAGAAGAAATACCAAAAAGATCTAGAGTCATTCACCGGAAATTGAATGCTTTCCTTGAAGTTGTTATGAAGCATCCGTCATTAGAATCAAGTATTGTGCCTTTAGGCGATGGGTTATTAATGATCGTAAAAAAAGAAGAAGTGGACTTTTCTTACTTATTGCAACAAGTTTAA
- the cbpA gene encoding cyclic di-AMP binding protein CbpA encodes MLLKSLCIPKKNLTTVKENATLQEAIDILEESGYRCIPILDESGTIFRGNIYKMHIYRHQANNGDMNLPVTTLLKNATKFISVDSSFFKVFFTIKELPYISVLDEENHFYGILTHSSLLNMLQQSWNIDSGSYVLTIASSGQKGDLANMTKIINRYCSISSCITLDAAREEIVRRTMMTLEAGVDKEMVKQIIEHLNRKGFRVVEVEDLKNN; translated from the coding sequence ATGCTACTTAAATCACTTTGTATTCCTAAGAAAAATTTAACCACTGTTAAAGAAAATGCCACGCTACAAGAAGCAATTGATATTCTTGAAGAGTCTGGTTATCGTTGTATTCCTATTTTAGATGAAAGTGGAACAATTTTCAGAGGAAACATTTATAAAATGCATATTTATCGCCATCAAGCAAATAATGGAGATATGAATTTACCGGTTACCACTCTCTTGAAAAATGCGACCAAATTTATTTCAGTGGATTCTTCATTCTTCAAAGTTTTTTTCACTATTAAAGAATTGCCTTACATTTCTGTTTTAGACGAAGAAAACCATTTTTATGGAATCCTTACCCATAGTTCTCTTCTAAATATGTTGCAACAGTCCTGGAATATAGATTCAGGAAGCTACGTTTTAACTATTGCTTCTTCCGGACAAAAAGGCGACTTGGCTAATATGACTAAAATCATCAACCGCTACTGTTCTATTTCCAGCTGTATTACATTAGATGCAGCACGTGAAGAAATTGTCCGCCGTACGATGATGACTTTAGAAGCAGGTGTAGACAAAGAAATGGTCAAACAAATCATTGAGCACTTAAATAGAAAAGGGTTCCGTGTAGTAGAAGTTGAAGATTTAAAAAACAATTAA
- a CDS encoding QueT transporter family protein, translating into MKTKSLVTNAIVAALYVAITGILAPISFGALQFRVAEIFNHLIIFNRKYLWGIVGGVFISNLFFSTMIGYDLVFGVGHSLVSLVVASGLMRKKLNLNIWVKFSFNTLVFTVFSALIAWELYLAFSVPFWFGYLTVGIGELGIMAVGAPLMMFLDKKIHFSERIGSE; encoded by the coding sequence TTGAAAACAAAAAGTTTGGTCACTAATGCTATTGTAGCAGCTTTATATGTAGCGATAACAGGTATTCTAGCGCCTATTTCTTTTGGAGCTTTGCAATTTAGAGTAGCAGAAATTTTTAATCATTTAATCATTTTTAATCGCAAATACCTGTGGGGAATTGTCGGCGGTGTATTTATTTCAAATCTGTTCTTTTCAACCATGATAGGTTATGATTTGGTTTTTGGTGTTGGGCATTCTCTTGTATCGTTAGTAGTAGCAAGCGGCCTGATGCGAAAGAAGTTGAACTTAAATATTTGGGTTAAATTTTCGTTTAATACACTAGTCTTTACGGTGTTTTCAGCCTTGATTGCTTGGGAGCTGTATTTAGCTTTTTCTGTGCCTTTTTGGTTTGGATACCTTACAGTTGGTATTGGTGAATTAGGCATTATGGCTGTAGGAGCACCGCTTATGATGTTTTTAGATAAAAAAATCCATTTCAGTGAGAGAATAGGATCAGAGTAA
- a CDS encoding type II toxin-antitoxin system PemK/MazF family toxin, producing the protein MVKRGEIYYADLSPVVGSEQGGMRPVLIIQNNVGNHYSPTVIVAAITAKIQKAKMPTHVEVSAEEFGLEKDSVVLLEQIRTIDKQRLKEKVTQLDQQMMGKINEALEISVGLSKTI; encoded by the coding sequence ATGGTAAAACGGGGAGAGATTTATTATGCCGATTTATCGCCTGTTGTGGGATCAGAACAGGGCGGCATGCGCCCGGTTTTGATTATTCAAAATAATGTAGGTAACCACTACAGCCCGACAGTAATTGTAGCAGCGATAACGGCAAAAATCCAAAAAGCAAAAATGCCCACTCATGTAGAAGTATCAGCAGAAGAATTTGGTTTAGAGAAAGATTCGGTTGTTTTGTTAGAACAAATTCGAACGATTGATAAACAACGGCTAAAAGAAAAAGTGACTCAGTTAGATCAGCAGATGATGGGGAAAATAAATGAAGCTCTAGAAATCAGCGTGGGACTTTCGAAAACGATCTAA
- the alr gene encoding alanine racemase codes for MVVGRHRKTIAYIDKEAIFSNVQQELQRLNEKTELYAVVKANGYGHGAVEVAKVAKKAGATGFCVAILDEALELREAGFTEPILVLGIVDVRYAELMASNHISVTVSSIKWLHQAEAALAKGNSSAQLAVHVALDTGMGRIGFKTADEVKAVEAWFEKQKRVYFEGIFTHFAKADSPDDQLFKQQIKKFNVLLNNLHQKPRYIHTANSATALWHQESSFNLIRFGIAMYGLNPSGGALTAPYPLKPAMKLITEISYVKQIQAGETIGYGGTYTAHENEWIGTLPIGYGDGWRRDLQGQDVLVNGQRCEIVGRVCMDQCMIRLPYEVVEGTEVVLVGQSQEETISLQEIADHVHTIHYEIACGLTERIPRKYV; via the coding sequence TTGGTTGTAGGCAGGCACCGTAAGACAATTGCTTATATTGATAAAGAAGCTATTTTTTCTAATGTACAACAAGAGCTGCAACGGCTGAATGAAAAGACAGAACTTTATGCAGTTGTTAAAGCCAATGGTTATGGTCATGGAGCAGTTGAAGTAGCAAAAGTAGCAAAAAAAGCTGGAGCTACTGGTTTTTGTGTGGCTATCTTAGACGAAGCATTAGAATTAAGAGAAGCAGGTTTTACAGAACCCATTTTAGTTTTAGGTATCGTTGATGTAAGATATGCAGAATTGATGGCCTCAAACCATATCAGTGTGACTGTCAGCAGCATCAAGTGGCTTCATCAAGCCGAAGCAGCATTAGCAAAAGGCAATAGTTCAGCTCAGCTAGCTGTCCATGTGGCTTTAGATACCGGCATGGGGAGAATCGGGTTTAAAACAGCAGATGAAGTAAAAGCAGTTGAAGCATGGTTCGAAAAGCAAAAAAGAGTTTATTTTGAAGGCATTTTTACTCATTTTGCAAAAGCAGATAGTCCTGATGATCAATTGTTTAAACAGCAAATAAAAAAATTCAACGTGTTACTGAATAACCTGCATCAAAAGCCGCGATATATACACACCGCTAATAGTGCGACTGCATTATGGCATCAAGAAAGTTCTTTCAACTTAATTCGTTTCGGTATAGCGATGTATGGGTTAAATCCATCTGGAGGAGCTTTAACAGCACCGTATCCTTTGAAACCTGCTATGAAACTGATCACTGAAATTAGTTACGTTAAACAAATACAAGCAGGTGAGACCATTGGCTATGGTGGCACATACACAGCACATGAAAATGAATGGATCGGCACACTTCCGATTGGCTATGGTGATGGATGGCGTAGAGATTTACAGGGGCAAGACGTACTGGTAAATGGTCAAAGGTGTGAGATAGTCGGTCGTGTCTGTATGGATCAATGTATGATTCGTTTGCCTTATGAAGTTGTAGAAGGCACAGAGGTTGTGCTAGTCGGTCAAAGTCAAGAAGAAACGATTTCATTACAAGAAATCGCAGATCATGTACATACCATCCACTACGAAATCGCTTGTGGTCTAACAGAACGCATTCCGAGAAAGTATGTTTAA
- the acpS gene encoding holo-ACP synthase: MIVGIGLDITEIHRIEQAFLRRETFAARVLTSAERDIFEGLKGSRQIEFLAGRYAAKEAFSKAYGTGIGKLGFHDLEILPNAKGKPIVTKSPFDGNVFLSITHTDAVAAAQIILEKNTCKGEG; the protein is encoded by the coding sequence ATGATTGTAGGAATAGGGTTAGATATAACTGAAATTCATCGGATTGAACAAGCCTTTTTAAGAAGAGAAACATTTGCCGCACGTGTATTGACGTCAGCTGAAAGAGATATTTTTGAAGGATTAAAAGGCTCTCGTCAAATAGAATTTTTAGCTGGGCGTTATGCAGCAAAAGAAGCTTTTTCAAAAGCATACGGTACGGGCATCGGCAAGTTAGGATTTCATGATCTGGAGATACTGCCAAATGCAAAAGGCAAGCCCATCGTAACGAAAAGTCCGTTTGATGGAAATGTGTTTCTTTCGATTACGCATACAGATGCGGTTGCTGCTGCCCAAATAATTTTAGAAAAAAACACATGTAAAGGAGAGGGGTGA
- a CDS encoding DEAD/DEAH box helicase, with amino-acid sequence MKFSELGLTPELLKSVERLGFEEATPIQTQTIPLALEGKDVIGQAQTGTGKTAAFGLPMLQKIDTKNRAVQGLVIAPTRELAIQTQEELFRLSRDKKVRVQVVYGGADISRQIRALKDAPHIVVGTPGRLLDHIKRKTLKLDHVETLVLDEADEMLNMGFIDDIETIIHEVPEKRQTLLFSATMPAPIKRIGVRFMDNPEHVSIKATTLSNSLIEQFFVRCKDFEKFDIMTRLFDVQTPELTIVFGRTKRRVDELAKGLEMRGYRAEGIHGDLSQQKRMSVLKAFKSGKLDILVATDVAARGLDISGVTHVYNYDIPQDPESYVHRIGRTGRAGKEGVSVSFITPNEMGYLRVIEDLTKKEMTPLRPPTNAEAFEGQIKASMEEVGSIIDANGLERYEKAAAQLLETYTAEDLAAAFLKNVSKDPSEVPVKITPERPLPSRGGSKGGSGKGGSSRGYKGKGGSGSYRGNRNSGKPGERRGGSSYSSDKKRGNDNRRSKSSSDRRQGGGERNFTIRNKD; translated from the coding sequence TTGAAATTTTCAGAATTAGGATTAACACCAGAATTGCTAAAATCAGTAGAACGTTTAGGCTTTGAGGAAGCAACACCCATTCAAACACAAACGATCCCTTTAGCACTTGAAGGAAAAGACGTCATTGGACAAGCGCAAACAGGTACGGGTAAAACTGCAGCATTTGGATTGCCGATGTTACAAAAAATCGATACTAAAAATCGTGCAGTGCAAGGACTAGTTATTGCACCGACTCGTGAATTAGCGATTCAAACGCAAGAAGAATTATTCCGTTTAAGCCGCGATAAAAAAGTCCGTGTTCAAGTAGTTTACGGAGGAGCAGATATCAGCCGTCAAATCCGGGCTTTAAAAGATGCACCGCATATTGTTGTTGGTACACCAGGCCGTCTACTAGACCATATCAAACGTAAAACATTAAAATTAGACCATGTTGAAACTTTAGTATTAGATGAAGCAGATGAAATGCTAAACATGGGATTCATTGATGATATCGAAACGATCATCCATGAAGTTCCAGAAAAACGTCAAACCTTGCTATTCTCAGCAACAATGCCGGCACCTATCAAACGCATCGGTGTAAGATTTATGGATAACCCTGAACACGTCAGCATTAAAGCGACAACTTTGTCTAACAGCTTGATTGAACAATTCTTTGTTCGCTGTAAAGACTTCGAAAAATTCGACATTATGACTCGTTTATTCGATGTTCAAACGCCTGAGTTGACAATTGTGTTTGGCCGTACTAAACGTCGTGTAGACGAATTAGCTAAAGGGCTGGAAATGCGCGGATATCGTGCTGAAGGAATCCACGGCGACTTGTCTCAACAAAAACGGATGAGTGTTTTAAAAGCTTTTAAATCAGGTAAACTCGATATTTTAGTTGCAACAGATGTAGCTGCTCGTGGTTTGGATATTTCGGGAGTAACTCATGTTTATAACTATGATATCCCACAAGATCCTGAAAGCTACGTTCACCGTATCGGTCGTACTGGTCGTGCAGGTAAAGAAGGCGTTTCTGTATCTTTCATTACTCCAAACGAAATGGGTTACTTGCGTGTGATCGAAGATTTAACGAAAAAAGAAATGACTCCATTGCGTCCGCCAACAAATGCAGAAGCATTTGAAGGCCAAATTAAAGCATCAATGGAAGAAGTTGGTTCTATTATTGATGCCAATGGTTTGGAACGCTACGAAAAAGCAGCGGCTCAATTATTAGAAACTTATACAGCAGAAGACTTGGCGGCTGCTTTCTTAAAAAATGTTTCTAAAGATCCAAGTGAAGTGCCGGTTAAAATCACACCTGAACGTCCTTTACCAAGCCGTGGCGGAAGTAAAGGCGGCAGCGGAAAAGGCGGATCATCGCGGGGTTACAAAGGCAAAGGCGGAAGCGGAAGCTACCGTGGAAACCGCAATAGCGGAAAACCAGGTGAACGTCGAGGCGGAAGCAGTTATAGCTCTGATAAAAAACGCGGAAACGATAACCGTCGTAGTAAATCTTCTTCTGATCGTCGTCAAGGCGGCGGAGAACGCAACTTTACTATTCGTAATAAAGACTAA
- a CDS encoding Bax inhibitor-1/YccA family protein, which yields MATQRKDVTNDYFEQNSMTKFFASVYGYMTLGLAISGITAFYTAQSTAMLNLVYGSPFGMMGLFIVELFLIMKLSSNSMKLKTARASLIGFIAFSLLNGITLSTVFLAYELGSIGSAFLMAAGTFAGMSLVGFFTKRDMSTLGGQLRGALIGLIIATLVNGLLLHSGPADFVLSLITVIVFVGFTAYDTHKLKQIYVQLNGQHELGAIAITGALNLYLDFINIFLSLLRIFGNRRD from the coding sequence TTGGCTACACAAAGAAAAGATGTTACCAATGATTATTTTGAACAAAACTCCATGACAAAGTTTTTTGCTTCCGTTTACGGTTATATGACTTTAGGATTAGCCATCTCAGGAATCACAGCTTTTTACACTGCACAAAGTACAGCTATGTTAAATCTAGTTTACGGCAGTCCTTTTGGAATGATGGGGTTGTTTATAGTAGAACTGTTTTTAATCATGAAACTAAGTTCTAATAGTATGAAATTAAAAACGGCACGTGCTTCATTGATCGGGTTTATTGCTTTTTCTTTATTAAATGGTATTACCTTATCTACTGTCTTTTTAGCTTATGAATTAGGAAGTATTGGTTCAGCTTTCTTAATGGCTGCTGGGACTTTCGCCGGAATGAGTCTAGTCGGCTTTTTTACCAAACGCGACATGTCCACTTTAGGCGGACAATTAAGAGGTGCTTTGATCGGACTGATTATTGCAACGCTCGTCAATGGACTGTTGCTGCATAGTGGTCCAGCTGATTTTGTTTTATCGTTAATTACAGTTATTGTGTTTGTTGGTTTTACAGCATATGATACTCACAAATTAAAACAAATTTACGTCCAGCTAAATGGACAGCATGAGTTGGGAGCTATAGCCATTACAGGTGCTCTAAACTTATATCTAGACTTTATTAATATTTTTCTCAGTTTGCTTCGTATTTTTGGAAACAGACGCGATTAA
- a CDS encoding UDP-N-acetylmuramoyl-tripeptide--D-alanyl-D-alanine ligase — translation MISLTVKEVASAVGAQEITDTWQKVKLDTVSFDTRKLVAGSLFVPLTGEKDGHDFIAQAIKNGAAASFWSRPIEEAPTDIPVIQVEDTLKALQDLAKYVLKKVNPKVVGITGSNGKTTTKDMTEAVLGTKYRVYKTQGNFNNHIGLPITILEMPKETEVLILEMGMNHAGEIEVLSDLAEPDIAIITMIGESHIEYLGSRAGIATAKMEIISGLKPEGVLIIPGEEPLLLERTDSLEKKQIKTFGTKTINDLYPLTLDSQMKETIFTTNLEPELMVTLPVLGTYNVTNALAALSAGLVLGISLKEAAPRLAGFQLTKNRTEWMAAINGSMLLNDSYNANPTAMKAVLTNFSELAHKGRKIVVLGDMLELGEHSQALHISIKETLSADKIDQVFLYGPEMEALHSALIKEFPKERLHYFTGEKEPMIQQLKQIIRPTDFILVKSSLGTDLLSVVRALQA, via the coding sequence ATGATTTCTTTAACAGTAAAAGAAGTAGCTTCAGCTGTCGGTGCTCAGGAAATTACCGACACTTGGCAGAAAGTTAAATTAGATACAGTTAGTTTTGATACTCGAAAACTAGTCGCCGGTTCATTGTTTGTTCCGTTGACTGGTGAAAAAGACGGACATGATTTTATAGCACAAGCAATTAAAAATGGAGCTGCTGCTAGTTTTTGGAGTCGTCCAATTGAAGAAGCTCCAACTGATATCCCGGTAATCCAAGTCGAAGACACATTAAAAGCTCTCCAAGATTTAGCAAAATATGTTTTAAAAAAAGTAAATCCTAAAGTTGTGGGGATTACCGGAAGCAATGGTAAAACGACTACCAAAGATATGACGGAAGCGGTGCTGGGAACAAAATACCGTGTATATAAAACACAAGGCAATTTTAATAACCACATTGGTTTGCCGATTACAATTTTAGAAATGCCGAAAGAGACAGAAGTTTTGATTTTGGAAATGGGCATGAACCATGCAGGTGAAATCGAAGTGTTGTCTGATTTAGCTGAACCTGATATTGCCATCATTACGATGATAGGGGAATCGCATATAGAATATTTAGGATCACGGGCAGGCATCGCAACTGCAAAAATGGAGATTATTTCTGGGCTAAAACCAGAAGGAGTATTGATTATCCCAGGGGAAGAACCATTGTTGCTTGAACGGACAGATTCTCTAGAAAAAAAACAAATCAAAACATTTGGCACAAAAACTATAAATGATTTATATCCTCTGACTTTGGATTCGCAAATGAAAGAAACTATCTTTACGACTAATTTAGAACCAGAACTGATGGTTACTCTTCCAGTTTTGGGCACGTATAATGTGACCAACGCTTTGGCGGCCTTATCTGCTGGGTTAGTATTGGGAATTTCGCTTAAAGAAGCTGCTCCAAGACTAGCTGGCTTCCAACTGACAAAGAACCGAACAGAATGGATGGCGGCTATTAACGGCAGTATGCTCTTGAACGATTCTTATAATGCAAACCCTACAGCGATGAAAGCTGTCTTAACTAATTTTAGCGAATTGGCTCATAAGGGCAGAAAAATAGTCGTTCTAGGAGACATGCTTGAATTAGGCGAACACTCGCAAGCCCTGCATATCAGTATCAAAGAAACATTATCTGCTGATAAAATCGATCAAGTGTTTTTATATGGTCCTGAAATGGAGGCATTGCATTCAGCGTTAATAAAAGAGTTTCCAAAAGAACGGCTGCATTATTTTACAGGAGAAAAAGAACCGATGATCCAGCAATTGAAACAAATCATCCGACCGACTGATTTTATTTTAGTGAAGTCCAGTTTGGGAACAGATTTGCTTTCAGTAGTCCGAGCACTGCAAGCCTGA
- a CDS encoding D-alanine--D-alanine ligase — protein MKIFLIYGGKSAEHDISLLTAFSIIKEVYYDYYEVEPIYITKEGDWIKGETIKQADSLRFSEALRLSAAKEVHFAIEEGEFSTGIAINPSELKEKDAVIFPVLHGPNGEDGTVQGLFEVMGMPYVGAGVLASACGMDKIISKQLFQQAGLPQVPYVPIRKGDWIANPEEVFKKCEGTLIYPMYVKPANLGSSVGISKAVTREELKTAIDLALQYDRRVVVEQGIEAREIEVAILGNDDIHTSVPGELVKEVDFYDFDAKYINNEVTLQIPALISEKVEKQLREYAVRAFQAIDGSGLSRCDFFLTSNDEIFVNELNTMPGFTQFSMYPLLWKNTGLNYGDLVEELIQLALKRFNESLVFEQPHKE, from the coding sequence ATGAAAATCTTTCTAATTTATGGAGGGAAAAGCGCAGAACACGATATTTCGTTGCTGACAGCTTTCTCCATTATAAAAGAAGTATATTATGATTATTACGAAGTTGAACCCATCTATATTACAAAAGAGGGCGATTGGATAAAAGGAGAAACGATCAAGCAAGCAGATAGCCTTCGTTTTTCTGAAGCTTTGCGTTTGTCTGCGGCAAAAGAAGTGCATTTTGCTATAGAAGAAGGAGAGTTTTCTACAGGTATAGCCATTAATCCAAGCGAACTAAAAGAAAAAGATGCTGTTATCTTTCCAGTCTTGCATGGGCCGAACGGAGAAGACGGTACAGTTCAAGGGCTTTTTGAAGTTATGGGCATGCCTTATGTGGGGGCTGGTGTTTTGGCTAGCGCTTGTGGGATGGATAAAATCATCAGCAAGCAATTGTTTCAACAAGCTGGATTGCCGCAAGTGCCGTATGTTCCTATTCGGAAAGGTGACTGGATAGCAAATCCCGAAGAAGTGTTTAAAAAATGCGAAGGAACCTTGATCTATCCAATGTATGTGAAACCGGCTAATCTAGGTTCAAGCGTAGGAATCAGTAAAGCTGTAACGCGTGAAGAGCTGAAGACAGCAATTGATTTAGCTTTACAGTATGATCGTCGGGTCGTAGTAGAACAAGGAATCGAAGCACGTGAAATCGAGGTAGCGATTTTAGGAAACGATGATATCCATACGTCTGTTCCTGGGGAGTTAGTTAAAGAAGTTGATTTTTATGACTTTGATGCTAAATATATAAATAATGAAGTCACGCTGCAAATTCCGGCACTGATTTCGGAAAAAGTAGAAAAACAACTTCGCGAGTATGCAGTTCGGGCATTTCAAGCTATTGATGGAAGTGGCTTAAGCCGCTGCGACTTCTTTTTAACATCAAATGATGAAATTTTTGTTAATGAACTAAATACTATGCCTGGTTTCACACAATTCAGTATGTATCCTTTATTGTGGAAAAATACAGGACTGAATTATGGTGATTTGGTCGAAGAGCTGATCCAATTGGCATTAAAACGATTTAATGAGTCACTTGTTTTCGAACAGCCTCATAAAGAATGA